A region of Streptomyces sp. NBC_01267 DNA encodes the following proteins:
- a CDS encoding IS1380 family transposase, whose amino-acid sequence MKKSIGSYPRVRIEGGGRAVVSQAGGVLLVETVRKTGLDTATSAALAPWRKARAVHDPGKVLLDVALAVALGGDCLADVAMLRAEPAVFGPVASDPTVSRLIDTLAASGDKALQAIRAARAEVRRYVWRLADRKAPDMGGTVTVDLDGVLVIAHSDKEDAAPTWKRTYGHHPLMGFVDHGPGGTGEPVAALLRPGNAGSNTATDHINATQLALTQLPKKYRRGRRTLIRTDSAGGTHDFVAWLAQRGRWLSYSVGMVITEAIHQHVLKVPASAWAAAAEADGEIRDGAWVAELTGDVLDGWPKGMRLIVRKERPHPGAQLRLTDADGMRLTCFATNTPGQPIAELELRHRLRARAEDRIRAARATGLRNLPLHRTAQNQVWLEIVQIALDLLAWMPMLALTGKARLWEPRRLRLRLFTAAGQLVTTGRRRILRLARHWPWTSHITAALERLALLPNPG is encoded by the coding sequence GTGAAGAAGAGTATCGGGTCGTACCCGCGTGTCCGTATCGAGGGTGGTGGCCGGGCGGTGGTGTCGCAGGCCGGGGGCGTGCTGCTGGTCGAGACCGTCCGGAAGACCGGCCTGGACACGGCGACGTCAGCGGCGCTGGCGCCGTGGCGGAAGGCTCGGGCGGTGCACGATCCGGGCAAGGTCCTGCTGGATGTGGCCCTGGCGGTTGCGCTGGGCGGGGACTGCCTCGCGGATGTCGCCATGTTGCGGGCCGAGCCGGCCGTGTTCGGGCCGGTGGCCTCCGACCCGACGGTCTCGCGCCTCATCGACACCCTCGCAGCCTCCGGGGACAAGGCCCTGCAGGCCATCCGGGCCGCACGGGCTGAAGTCCGCCGATACGTCTGGCGGTTGGCCGACCGGAAAGCGCCTGATATGGGCGGGACGGTGACCGTGGACCTCGACGGGGTGCTGGTGATCGCGCACTCCGACAAGGAGGACGCCGCCCCCACCTGGAAGCGAACCTACGGCCATCACCCGCTGATGGGGTTCGTCGATCACGGACCAGGCGGCACCGGTGAGCCGGTCGCGGCCCTGCTCAGGCCGGGCAATGCGGGCTCGAACACGGCCACCGACCACATCAATGCCACTCAACTGGCCCTGACTCAGTTGCCGAAGAAGTACCGGCGCGGGCGCCGGACCCTGATACGCACCGACTCCGCGGGCGGCACCCACGACTTCGTCGCCTGGCTCGCCCAACGGGGACGGTGGCTGTCCTACTCGGTCGGCATGGTGATCACCGAGGCGATCCACCAGCACGTTCTCAAGGTTCCGGCATCGGCCTGGGCAGCGGCCGCCGAGGCAGACGGCGAGATCCGCGACGGTGCCTGGGTCGCCGAACTCACCGGTGACGTCCTGGACGGCTGGCCCAAGGGGATGCGGCTGATCGTCCGCAAGGAACGGCCGCATCCTGGGGCCCAGTTGCGGCTCACGGACGCGGACGGCATGCGGCTGACCTGCTTCGCCACCAACACGCCGGGCCAGCCGATCGCCGAACTCGAGCTCCGCCATCGGCTGCGGGCCCGGGCCGAGGACCGCATACGGGCCGCCCGGGCCACCGGCCTGCGCAACCTGCCCCTGCACCGCACCGCCCAGAACCAGGTCTGGCTGGAGATCGTGCAGATCGCCCTCGACCTGCTGGCCTGGATGCCGATGCTCGCACTGACCGGCAAGGCCCGCCTCTGGGAACCCCGCCGACTACGGCTCCGCCTGTTCACCGCAGCCGGACAACTCGTCACCACCGGCCGCCGGCGGATCCTCCGCCTGGCCCGGCACTGGCCCTGGACCAGCCACATCACCGCCGCTCTCGAGCGGCTCGCGCTCCTGCCGAACCCCGGATGA
- a CDS encoding pentapeptide repeat-containing protein, giving the protein MTTEEGAVRMPRAMRQGGPVKNPSAPRLPSRLEPAEQWRDALEDDAIVKRVAYVGTSFAGVHAEAFETEGCRFEGVRFSGAMIRQSQFSDSVLDTCDFAELKASDVSLVRCAVSGSRVTGSSWKSSTFRDVRFEGGKADHALFRECKFYSVAFEDVPMRGADFQKSEMHNVRFTNCDLTGAQFAHLVPGSVRFENCTLADVGGAASLRGVVVKGPGSMELALSLASEAGIVFE; this is encoded by the coding sequence TTGACTACTGAGGAAGGCGCGGTACGGATGCCCCGAGCCATGCGGCAGGGCGGACCGGTGAAGAACCCCTCGGCGCCTCGACTGCCGTCCCGGCTCGAACCGGCGGAACAGTGGCGGGACGCCCTGGAGGACGACGCGATCGTCAAGCGCGTCGCGTACGTCGGCACCTCGTTCGCCGGTGTGCATGCCGAGGCGTTTGAGACTGAGGGCTGCCGGTTCGAGGGAGTCCGCTTCTCCGGGGCCATGATTCGGCAGAGCCAGTTCTCCGACTCAGTCCTCGACACCTGCGACTTCGCCGAACTGAAGGCCAGCGATGTCTCCCTGGTCCGCTGCGCTGTGTCGGGCAGCCGTGTCACCGGATCGTCGTGGAAGTCTTCGACCTTCCGTGATGTGCGCTTCGAGGGTGGCAAGGCCGACCACGCACTCTTCCGAGAGTGCAAGTTCTACAGCGTCGCCTTCGAGGATGTCCCCATGCGCGGCGCGGACTTCCAGAAGTCCGAGATGCACAACGTCCGGTTCACCAACTGCGACCTTACAGGCGCCCAGTTCGCGCACCTGGTCCCGGGAAGCGTCCGCTTCGAGAATTGCACCCTTGCCGACGTGGGCGGCGCGGCCTCACTTAGGGGAGTCGTGGTGAAGGGCCCGGGCTCGATGGAACTGGCTCTGAGTCTGGCGAGCGAGGCCGGCATCGTCTTCGAGTAG
- a CDS encoding helix-turn-helix domain-containing protein → MSAGAGAAPGRRLVHATGLGTRALALAHIIPPGQLAAWATALLHPLDPPRRRALDAWLRCGSVRATAHALGISCPTVRARLRTAGEQLGLDLAVATTQAWLLIALHTPPSATATRRDFADPARGPLHLVPDDVARDWATRLVGDLERPLRIAVRVWLTHLGSITTTATILGLHRATLRQWLDRAADQLAADLSSLTTRAELHLAIEAVAGPDDSPETMPRLGGRTYPQHP, encoded by the coding sequence GTGTCGGCGGGGGCCGGCGCAGCACCCGGCCGGCGGCTGGTACACGCCACCGGACTCGGCACCCGGGCCCTGGCCCTGGCCCACATCATTCCCCCCGGCCAACTCGCCGCCTGGGCAACCGCCCTCCTCCACCCGCTCGACCCCCCGCGCCGCCGCGCCCTCGATGCCTGGCTCCGCTGCGGGTCGGTCAGGGCCACCGCGCACGCCCTCGGCATCTCCTGCCCCACCGTCCGGGCCCGCCTCCGCACCGCCGGCGAACAGCTCGGCCTGGACCTGGCCGTGGCCACCACCCAGGCATGGCTGCTGATCGCCCTCCACACCCCACCCAGTGCAACCGCCACCAGGCGTGACTTCGCAGATCCGGCACGCGGCCCCCTGCACCTGGTGCCCGACGACGTCGCGCGCGACTGGGCGACACGCCTCGTCGGCGATCTCGAACGGCCGCTCCGTATCGCGGTCCGCGTCTGGCTGACACACCTCGGCAGCATCACCACCACCGCCACAATCCTCGGCCTGCACCGCGCGACCCTCAGACAATGGCTCGACCGCGCCGCCGACCAACTCGCCGCGGACCTCTCCTCCCTGACCACCCGCGCCGAACTCCACCTCGCCATCGAAGCCGTCGCCGGACCCGACGACTCCCCCGAAACCATGCCCCGCCTCGGAGGCCGCACCTACCCCCAACACCCATAG
- a CDS encoding Tn3 family transposase codes for MIFHNALDIAEIIRQLLEEGWEIDPEDLAHISPYLTEHIKRFGEYSTHELGIQPEAYDPKLDVDFTQLRDQDPAASGFSTAA; via the coding sequence GTGATCTTCCACAACGCCCTGGATATCGCGGAGATCATCCGCCAGCTCCTGGAGGAGGGCTGGGAGATCGACCCGGAGGACCTGGCCCACATCTCGCCGTACCTGACCGAGCACATCAAACGATTCGGCGAGTACTCCACCCACGAACTCGGTATCCAGCCCGAGGCGTACGACCCGAAACTCGACGTCGACTTCACCCAGCTTCGCGACCAGGACCCGGCCGCCTCCGGCTTCAGCACAGCCGCCTGA
- a CDS encoding TetR/AcrR family transcriptional regulator gives MTVWDRPEPPTQPVPLDRERIVAAAIALADEGGLEAVSLRKVAARLDAGPMRLYRYISTKEELFDLMVDEIQAEILPEEQPGDWREALSILAHRTRQAALRHEWLADLLGGRPAFGPNGLAVTEATLAALDGLADIDTVMRAVETVSAYFNGAIRREITNLRAERATGLSKHDWQRAQGPHVTRILATGRFPALAKAVYDGTDVDAETSFATGLDWVLDAVAAKLARPPA, from the coding sequence ATGACTGTCTGGGACCGGCCGGAACCGCCGACTCAACCCGTGCCGCTCGACCGGGAACGGATCGTCGCCGCCGCCATCGCACTGGCCGACGAGGGCGGACTGGAGGCGGTGTCCTTGCGCAAGGTCGCCGCCCGCCTGGACGCCGGCCCGATGCGGCTGTACAGATACATCTCCACCAAGGAGGAGCTGTTCGACCTCATGGTGGACGAGATCCAGGCCGAGATCCTCCCCGAGGAACAGCCCGGTGACTGGCGGGAGGCGCTGAGCATCCTCGCCCACCGCACCAGGCAGGCCGCCCTCCGTCACGAATGGCTCGCCGACCTGCTCGGCGGCCGCCCGGCCTTCGGCCCGAACGGCCTCGCCGTCACCGAGGCCACGCTGGCCGCCCTCGACGGCCTCGCCGACATCGACACCGTCATGCGCGCCGTCGAGACCGTCAGCGCCTACTTCAACGGCGCGATCCGCCGCGAGATCACAAACCTGCGGGCCGAGCGCGCCACCGGCCTGTCCAAGCACGACTGGCAGCGCGCCCAAGGCCCGCATGTGACGAGAATTCTGGCCACCGGCCGCTTCCCGGCGTTGGCCAAGGCCGTGTACGACGGCACGGACGTGGACGCCGAGACATCCTTCGCAACCGGCCTGGACTGGGTCCTCGACGCCGTGGCCGCCAAACTCGCCCGGCCGCCGGCGTGA
- a CDS encoding FAD-dependent oxidoreductase, with translation MRHRIAVVGSGPAGLTFARVLHRHGHPVAVLERDPARDARPPGGILDLHEGLGQLALDKAGLLAEFQALSRPEGQAMRILDTDGTVLRDWQPRPDDRANPEIDRGQLRDLLLGTLDVQWGRGVTQVVPGARDGVLVHFADGRQETFDLVVGADGARSRVRPAVSSATPRYTGVTYVETSLDDVDTRHPDLARLIGDGSVAVYGVNRALVAQRNSGGHVKVYAQFRAPLDWHTNLDLSDVEAVRSSLLALFDGWAAPVLDLLRRGTAFVHRPLYVLPVSHTWTHVPGVTLLGDAAHLMPPLGAGANLAMLEGAELAESIAAGPEDLDETVRAFEEQMWARAGRWARITTAGLERLVSPDPAEALAVFDRVQPS, from the coding sequence ATGAGACACCGCATCGCAGTGGTCGGGAGCGGTCCCGCCGGCCTCACCTTCGCCCGCGTCCTGCACCGTCATGGTCACCCGGTCGCCGTCCTCGAACGCGATCCCGCCCGGGACGCCCGCCCCCCGGGCGGCATCCTGGACCTGCACGAAGGGCTGGGCCAGCTCGCGCTGGACAAGGCGGGGCTGCTGGCGGAGTTCCAGGCGCTGTCCCGTCCCGAGGGACAGGCCATGCGCATCCTGGACACGGACGGGACCGTCCTGCGCGACTGGCAGCCCCGTCCGGACGACCGGGCCAATCCCGAGATCGACCGCGGGCAACTCCGTGACCTGCTGCTCGGCACTCTGGACGTCCAGTGGGGCCGGGGCGTGACGCAGGTGGTGCCGGGGGCCCGGGACGGCGTGCTGGTCCACTTCGCGGACGGGCGGCAGGAGACGTTCGACCTCGTGGTCGGCGCGGACGGTGCCCGGTCCCGGGTCCGCCCGGCGGTCTCGTCGGCGACACCGCGCTACACCGGCGTCACCTATGTCGAGACCTCCCTCGACGACGTCGACACCCGTCATCCTGACCTCGCCCGGCTGATCGGCGACGGTTCCGTGGCTGTGTACGGCGTGAACCGCGCGCTCGTCGCCCAGCGCAACAGCGGCGGCCACGTCAAGGTGTACGCCCAGTTCCGCGCGCCGCTGGACTGGCACACGAACCTGGACCTGTCCGACGTCGAGGCCGTGCGATCGAGCCTGCTGGCCCTGTTCGACGGCTGGGCCGCTCCCGTCCTCGACCTCCTCCGCCGCGGCACCGCTTTCGTCCACCGCCCGCTCTACGTACTGCCCGTGTCCCACACCTGGACCCACGTCCCCGGGGTGACGCTGCTGGGCGACGCCGCCCATCTGATGCCCCCGTTGGGGGCGGGCGCGAACCTCGCGATGCTGGAAGGCGCCGAACTCGCCGAGTCCATCGCCGCCGGCCCTGAAGATCTGGACGAGACCGTCCGCGCCTTCGAGGAACAGATGTGGGCGCGGGCCGGCAGGTGGGCGAGGATCACGACGGCCGGTCTCGAACGCCTCGTGAGCCCGGACCCCGCCGAAGCCCTCGCCGTCTTCGACCGAGTCCAGCCATCCTGA